The Pseudoliparis swirei isolate HS2019 ecotype Mariana Trench chromosome 16, NWPU_hadal_v1, whole genome shotgun sequence genome includes a window with the following:
- the crispld1a gene encoding cysteine-rich secretory protein LCCL domain-containing 1, with amino-acid sequence MRHVSLRWLRGVSLLLLLQAATSMVMLPNSTGWEQILDKYMDEEGDWWEAKQRGKRAITDGDAQLILDLHNKLRGQVYPPSSNMEHMVWDTELERTAEEWAETCLWEHGPASLLPQIGQNLGAHWGRFRPPTFHVQAWYDEVKDYSFPYPQECDPYCPFRCSGPVCTHYTQLVWATSSRIGCAINMCYNMNVWGQIWAKAVYLVCNYSPKGNWWGHSPYKHGTSCSACPPVYGGGCKDNLCYKDDRYNRPQEETEENNFIEPETPQKPRPRAPKPEPPSLPAPAPTKPPTEDLQKNEEVINTQQMSQFVTCDTKLRDQCKGTPCNRYECAAGCLDATAKVVGTVYYEMQSGVCRAGLHAGVIDNDGGWLDVTRQGRKDFFIKSKKNGIQSLGKYLSANSFIVSRVAVKAITCETTVAQMCSYQKPAKHCPRLYCPRYCLEENPHISRVIGTGIYSDKSSICRTAIHAGVIRNDAGGYIDVMPVDKRKHYTASHQNGIFSESLQNPPGGKAFRVFAVI; translated from the exons ATGAGGCATGTATCTCTACGCTGGCTGAGGGGCGTGtccctgctcctgctgctgcaggcggCCACTTCCATGGTGATGCTTCCTAACTCCACGGGCTGGGAGCAGATCCTGGACAAGTATATGGACGAGGAGGGGGACTGGTGGGAGGCCAAGCAGAGGGGGAAGAGGGCCATTACCGACGGTGACGCTCAGCTCATCCTGGACCTTCACAACAAGCTCAGAGGCCAGGTTTACCCTCCTTCTTCCAACATGGAGCACATG GTGTGGGACACAGAGTTGGAGCGTACAGCAGAGGAGTGGGCAGAAACCTGTCTGTGGGAGCACGGCCCTGCCAGTCTACTGCCGCAGATCGGACAGAACCTGGGAGCTCACTGGGGAAG GTTTCGTCCACCCACGTTCCATGTGCAGGCCTGGTATGATGAAGTGAAAGACTACTCCTTCCCTTACCCTCAGGAGTGTGACCCCTATTGCCCCTTCAGATGCTCCGGCCCAGTTTGTACTCATTATACACAG CTGGTATGGGCCACCAGCAGTCGGATTGGCTGTGCCATCAACATGTGTTACAACATGAATGTGTGGGGGCAGATTTGGGCCAAAGCCGTCTATCTCGTCTGTAACTATTCACCAAA GGGGAACTGGTGGGGGCATTCACCTTACAAACATGGGACCTCATGCTCTGCTTGTCCTCCCGTCTATGGAGGAGGCTGTAAGGACAACCTCTGCTACAAAG ATGACCGTTATAACCGTCCACAAGAGGAAACAGAAGAAAACAATTTCATCGAGCCAGAGACTCCACAGAAGCCCCGGCCTCGAGCCCCCAAGCCAGAGCCTCCAAGTCTTCCCGCTCCGGCCCCCACCAAGCCCCCCACAGAGGACCTGCAGAAGAATGAAGAAGTGATCAACACACAGCAGATGT CTCAGTTTGTGACCTGTGACACGAAGCTCCGAGATCAATGTAAAGGAACACCATGTAATAG ATATGAGTGTGCAGCTGGGTGCCTTGATGCTACAGCAAAGGTAGTGGGGACAGTATACTATGAAATG CAATCCGGTGTGTGCAGAGCTGGTCTACATGCCGGTGTCATAGATAATGATGGCGGATGGTTGGATGTAACGCGACAAGGCCGAAAGGACTTTTTCATAAAATCCAAGAAGAATGGAATTCAATCTCTTGG AAAATATCTGAGTGCTAATTCCTTCATAGTTTCCAGAGTAGCAG TCAAAGCCATCACATGTGAAACCACAGTTGCACAGATGTGTTCATACCAAAAGCCTGCAAAACATTGTCCGAG GTTATACTGCCCGAGATACTGTTTAGAAGAGAATCCTCACATATCCAGAGTGATCGGCACCGGAATATACTCTGAT AAGTCCAGTATATGCCGAACAGCGATCCACGCTGGAGTAATCAGGAATGATGCGGGTGGCTATATCGATGTAATGCCAGTGGACAAGCGGAAACACTACACTGCCTCACACCAAAATGGCATTTTCTCAGAGAG CCTTCAAAACCCTCCCGGAGGAAAGGCGTTCCGGGTGTTCGCTGTGATTTGA